A region of Cellulophaga sp. RHA19 DNA encodes the following proteins:
- the mnmE gene encoding tRNA uridine-5-carboxymethylaminomethyl(34) synthesis GTPase MnmE: MFSQDTIVALATPSGAGAIAVIRLSGPDAITLANAKFKSVRNKDLTKQKTHTIHLGHIVDDAKVYDEVLVSLFKGPNSYTGENVIEISCHGSQYIQQQIIQLFLRNGCKMADAGEFTLRAFLNGKIDLSQAEAVADLIASDNEASHQIAMQQMRGGFSSEIKKLREELLNFASLIELELDFAEEDVEFADRTQFITLLSKIQHVLKRLIDSFAVGNVLKNGIPVAIVGEPNVGKSTLLNAFLNEDRAIVSDIAGTTRDTIEDEISIGGIGFRFIDTAGIRETQDVVESIGIKKTFEKIEQAQVVLYLSPLTPAIENLESIKIEIEKIKNQFPLKTLVVITNKKDLYTPEQIEAIETEIPATLFISAKTGDGVEALKNKLLEFVNTGALRNNETIVTNTRHYDALLKSLESIERVQLGMDGGISGDLLSIDLKDALYHLGEITGQVSNDELLGNIFANFCIGK; encoded by the coding sequence ATGTTTTCACAAGATACCATAGTTGCATTAGCAACACCTTCTGGCGCTGGTGCCATAGCAGTTATTAGGCTTTCTGGGCCAGACGCAATTACTTTGGCTAACGCTAAATTTAAGTCTGTACGTAACAAAGATTTAACCAAGCAAAAAACGCATACCATACATTTGGGTCATATTGTAGATGATGCAAAGGTGTATGATGAAGTTTTGGTATCTTTATTTAAAGGTCCTAACTCGTATACAGGTGAAAATGTTATAGAAATATCTTGTCACGGATCGCAATACATACAGCAGCAAATTATACAATTATTTTTGCGTAATGGTTGTAAAATGGCAGATGCAGGTGAGTTTACATTACGTGCCTTTTTAAACGGAAAAATAGACCTTAGTCAGGCTGAAGCTGTAGCAGATTTAATAGCGTCTGATAATGAGGCTAGTCACCAAATAGCAATGCAACAAATGCGTGGCGGATTTTCTTCTGAAATTAAAAAACTACGAGAAGAACTTCTAAATTTTGCCTCTTTAATAGAGTTAGAACTAGACTTTGCAGAAGAAGATGTAGAATTTGCAGACCGTACACAGTTTATAACACTATTATCTAAAATACAACACGTTTTAAAACGATTAATAGATTCTTTTGCAGTTGGTAACGTACTTAAAAACGGAATTCCGGTTGCTATTGTAGGCGAACCTAATGTGGGTAAATCTACCTTATTAAATGCCTTTTTAAACGAAGACCGTGCTATTGTAAGTGATATTGCTGGTACTACAAGAGATACTATAGAAGACGAAATATCTATTGGTGGTATTGGTTTTAGATTTATAGATACTGCGGGTATACGAGAAACGCAAGATGTGGTAGAGAGTATTGGTATTAAAAAAACGTTTGAAAAAATAGAACAAGCACAGGTTGTGTTGTATTTAAGTCCGCTTACACCAGCTATAGAAAACTTAGAAAGTATAAAAATAGAGATTGAAAAAATAAAAAATCAGTTTCCGTTAAAAACACTTGTTGTAATTACCAATAAGAAAGATTTATATACTCCAGAACAAATAGAAGCTATAGAGACCGAAATACCTGCTACGCTCTTTATATCTGCTAAAACAGGTGATGGCGTAGAAGCATTAAAAAACAAACTTCTAGAGTTTGTAAATACAGGTGCTTTGCGTAATAACGAGACTATTGTTACCAACACCAGACATTATGATGCTTTACTAAAATCTTTAGAAAGTATAGAAAGAGTGCAACTTGGTATGGATGGCGGTATCTCTGGAGATTTACTATCTATAGATCTTAAAGATGCGTTGTACCACTTGGGTGAAATTACTGGGCAAGTATCTAATGATGAGTTGCTTGGTAATATTTTCGCGAACTTTTGTATTGGGAAATAA
- a CDS encoding DUF6688 domain-containing protein produces the protein MSMIIPLLLILFFVLIFFTVKALKKNKKGISNIEVTVFVLYLLSFLLFALGILTHIHQHTEAIDPIDPECYIPFGGKHILTLIVYFIFFNISAGFIWIKGRKLPPLSLVLFLVFLIIGICINTAILIQITHHNLDSFGIYAENTGTFLFVFTPAISLIIAVGLLLKVIKEEKIQAKNKVYKNKFLNSCNTFLASRFNESVWALLLFIPVFIIVTVILLLFGQDVNSITKVFTETTTWAFSQKMHPPILDHKGHYLCTVAAKGDPKIVKPIRLGKRHKNTIIVNRQLQIANAFEEMITDISPGLHSFIRKNYDKYGYNLSLKINSKMGSNITYILMKPLEWIFLISLYLLCVNPEKKINNQYKM, from the coding sequence ATGTCAATGATTATCCCTTTACTACTTATTTTATTTTTTGTCCTCATATTTTTTACTGTTAAAGCATTAAAAAAGAATAAAAAAGGCATAAGTAATATAGAGGTTACTGTATTTGTTTTGTATTTGCTTTCTTTTCTTTTGTTTGCTCTGGGTATACTTACACATATACACCAGCATACAGAAGCCATAGACCCTATAGACCCAGAATGTTATATACCGTTTGGCGGCAAACACATACTAACTCTTATTGTTTATTTTATTTTCTTTAATATCTCTGCTGGTTTTATATGGATTAAAGGCCGTAAACTACCTCCGTTATCGCTTGTATTATTCTTAGTTTTTTTAATAATCGGCATATGTATTAATACTGCTATACTTATACAAATAACCCATCATAACTTAGATAGCTTTGGCATTTATGCTGAAAACACAGGTACATTCTTATTTGTATTTACACCTGCTATAAGTTTAATTATTGCCGTAGGACTTCTGTTAAAAGTAATTAAAGAAGAAAAAATACAGGCTAAAAACAAAGTGTACAAAAATAAGTTTCTTAATAGTTGCAATACCTTTTTAGCTAGTAGATTTAACGAGTCCGTTTGGGCATTACTACTTTTTATTCCTGTTTTTATTATTGTTACAGTAATATTACTATTATTTGGACAAGATGTAAACTCTATTACCAAGGTTTTTACAGAAACTACTACTTGGGCTTTTTCACAAAAAATGCACCCTCCTATTCTAGACCATAAAGGTCATTATTTATGCACTGTAGCTGCTAAAGGAGATCCCAAAATTGTAAAGCCTATTCGTTTAGGTAAAAGACATAAGAATACTATTATTGTAAACAGACAATTACAAATTGCCAATGCTTTTGAAGAAATGATTACTGATATATCTCCTGGCTTACACTCTTTTATCAGAAAAAATTATGACAAGTATGGCTATAATCTTTCTTTAAAAATTAACTCAAAAATGGGGTCTAACATCACCTATATTTTAATGAAACCCTTAGAGTGGATCTTTTTAATATCATTATACCTACTATGTGTTAATCCAGAAAAAAAGATTAATAATCAGTATAAAATGTAA
- a CDS encoding toxin-antitoxin system YwqK family antitoxin encodes MKNIVLILTFLLAVTTNAQVNYLMWENVDTQRFGKETLFKTDNKLLNGSYKIAENSGAYTEVTFANGKMVGTKKNYDFSGNLEQEMVFDENGKANGKSTSYYTNGDVFEDFNYKNGLKDGEWKTFDKKGKVQRLENYKKDLKDGKWVTYLKDGNTGTKLVETSFYNADKATGKWSQKTEDNRVIWEKEYSAPKNYIKKEYYPNGKLTSVETYINNKKDGSSKYYSSAGLLLSERTYAASYPITETSFYDNGNKKEVVNSKDGYKDGLYQKYSKTGNLVTEGDFKIGYKSGEWKYYNSDDMLETTYTYINGRRNGIAKTYNEAAKVESEGLYKNDEKTGVWKYYKLNGKISKEVEYKNDKVVSEKTYN; translated from the coding sequence ATGAAAAACATTGTACTAATACTAACCTTTTTGCTTGCTGTAACTACAAATGCACAAGTAAACTACCTAATGTGGGAAAACGTAGATACACAACGTTTTGGTAAGGAAACATTATTTAAAACAGACAATAAACTTTTAAATGGAAGCTACAAAATTGCAGAAAACAGTGGTGCATATACAGAGGTAACGTTTGCAAATGGTAAAATGGTAGGCACTAAAAAAAACTATGATTTTTCTGGTAATTTAGAACAAGAAATGGTTTTTGATGAAAACGGAAAAGCCAATGGTAAAAGTACATCATACTACACTAACGGTGATGTTTTTGAGGATTTTAATTATAAAAACGGACTTAAAGATGGTGAGTGGAAAACCTTTGACAAAAAAGGAAAAGTACAACGTTTAGAAAATTACAAAAAAGACTTAAAAGACGGCAAGTGGGTTACCTATTTAAAGGATGGGAATACGGGTACTAAATTGGTAGAAACATCTTTTTACAATGCTGATAAAGCAACAGGAAAATGGTCTCAAAAAACAGAAGACAACCGTGTAATTTGGGAAAAAGAGTATAGTGCACCCAAAAATTATATTAAAAAAGAATATTACCCAAATGGTAAACTAACTTCTGTAGAAACATATATAAACAATAAAAAAGATGGTAGTAGTAAATATTATAGCTCTGCCGGACTTTTACTGAGTGAAAGAACATATGCTGCTAGCTATCCAATAACAGAAACTAGTTTTTATGATAATGGCAATAAAAAAGAAGTAGTAAACTCCAAAGACGGTTATAAAGATGGTTTGTACCAAAAATATTCTAAAACCGGAAATCTTGTTACAGAAGGTGATTTTAAAATAGGATATAAATCTGGCGAGTGGAAATACTACAATAGTGATGATATGCTAGAAACAACCTATACATATATAAATGGAAGAAGAAACGGAATTGCTAAAACATATAATGAAGCTGCAAAAGTAGAAAGTGAAGGATTGTATAAGAATGATGAAAAAACAGGCGTGTGGAAATATTATAAATTAAATGGTAAAATTTCTAAAGAAGTTGAGTACAAAAATGATAAAGTAGTTTCAGAGAAGACTTATAACTAA
- a CDS encoding Crp/Fnr family transcriptional regulator, protein MKAYLESFNLFSNEEIENFLDICEYKTLKKNDFFLMEDEICDNISFVVSGIFRSFYHSNSQDQITYCFTFQNSLLMAYSSFISGEGSKENIQALTNSKIITIPKTTLNNLAKSNTNWLQFLKIIAEQEYLELEKWIFNHQKDKAQQRYLDLITKQPKYIKEIPLVYIASYLGVTQRHLSRIRANIDY, encoded by the coding sequence ATGAAGGCATATTTAGAATCATTTAATTTATTTAGTAATGAAGAGATTGAAAATTTTCTTGATATCTGCGAGTATAAAACATTAAAAAAAAATGACTTTTTTTTAATGGAAGATGAAATATGCGACAATATTTCTTTTGTTGTTTCTGGCATCTTTCGCTCTTTTTACCATTCAAATTCTCAAGATCAAATTACTTATTGCTTCACTTTTCAAAATAGTTTATTAATGGCTTATTCATCTTTTATATCAGGTGAGGGATCTAAAGAAAATATACAAGCATTAACCAATTCTAAAATAATTACTATTCCAAAAACAACCTTAAATAACTTAGCAAAATCTAATACTAATTGGCTACAGTTTTTAAAAATAATTGCAGAACAAGAATATCTAGAATTAGAAAAATGGATTTTTAATCATCAAAAAGATAAAGCACAACAACGCTATTTAGATTTAATAACTAAACAGCCAAAGTATATTAAAGAAATTCCTTTAGTTTATATAGCTTCTTACCTAGGAGTTACACAAAGACATTTAAGCAGAATAAGAGCTAATATAGATTATTAG
- a CDS encoding short chain dehydrogenase produces MKTIILIGANGKMGQAALTGLKKHKIITAGRSAGNYDYQVDITSETSLRKLYTDVGHFDAVVNTVGVCEYANFTEMTEEQWMSTILSKMMGQINIVRIGQEYIADKGSFTLITGILNVKPIPFAIADATTSGAIDTFVKCVAFEMPRGIRVNSINPTVLEEAWDVYGEMMPGFEPVPGRLVGKAFERSVDGFITGQVLYVDAY; encoded by the coding sequence ATGAAAACAATAATTTTAATTGGAGCAAACGGAAAAATGGGACAAGCAGCGTTAACTGGTCTTAAGAAACATAAAATTATAACCGCAGGGCGTTCTGCCGGAAATTATGACTATCAGGTAGATATTACTAGTGAAACATCTTTAAGAAAATTATATACAGATGTAGGTCATTTTGATGCTGTTGTAAACACAGTTGGAGTATGTGAATACGCAAACTTTACAGAAATGACAGAGGAGCAATGGATGAGCACTATACTAAGTAAAATGATGGGACAAATAAACATTGTGCGTATTGGCCAAGAATATATTGCAGACAAGGGTTCTTTTACTTTAATAACAGGAATTTTAAATGTAAAACCTATTCCGTTTGCAATTGCAGATGCCACTACCAGTGGAGCTATAGATACTTTTGTAAAATGTGTTGCTTTTGAAATGCCAAGAGGTATACGCGTAAACTCTATAAACCCAACTGTATTAGAAGAAGCTTGGGATGTTTACGGAGAAATGATGCCTGGTTTTGAACCAGTACCAGGGAGACTGGTTGGTAAAGCTTTTGAGAGGTCTGTAGATGGTTTTATAACCGGACAAGTTTTGTATGTAGATGCATATTAA
- a CDS encoding S9 family peptidase codes for MIKKMALLLLFAVCTTVTFAQEETSNVPTPNYRQAAKFSPDNLRKIVHSTTVRPNWLKKGNRFWYQYKTTEGANFYLVDADRGTKTKLFDNAKMAKWLTLITKDPYDAKHLPRLNFKFVKNETAIRFRVTSKEKVDVVEDKKDDKKNDTISKDSTKAKAPKKAPKKENKVYYLEYKLGGNGLTIINNKKEDENRKRWANISPDSTVVLFSKQNNLYWMDKANYLKAVKDEKDTTIVEHQWTKDGVENYSYGGGSWGENNETKEEKKDDRKGIRGYWSHDSKKFVYQRSDSRDLKDLWVINSVAKKRPTLETYKYHMPGEKEFSKPEILVFDIPSKEMLTVKLDTTIQQSIDIYNAPIKKMNYSDDFRPTLLLSKKGKIYFSSTSRDRKKVTVNVADINTGDVKTLIKEELNTYVEAKDIVLFNNEQEIIQWSERDGWAHFYLYDANGNLKNQITSGSYHSNSFVGVNEKERTLYFTANGVTPDQDPYYEHLFKINLNGTGLKNLNKGDFTTNTSMSDSNQFFVSNYSRVNTVPKSELRSSNGRVVLKLEEADLSALMATGYKFPEPFKVKADDGITDLYGVMYKPFNFDETKSYPLIEYVYPGPQTEAVNKAFSVSMNRLDRLAQVGFVVVSLGNRGGHPNRSKWYHNYGYGNLRDYGLADKKYVAEQLADQHSYIDISKVGIFGHSGGGFMSTAAMLVYPDFFKVAVSSAGNHDNSMYNSWWSETHHGVEEVKDAKGVVSYKYDIDKNQTLASNLKGKLMLVTGDVDNNVHPGATIRMANALIKANKRFDFMMMPGQRHGFGSMTEYFFWLKADYFSKHFLGVEATNVDMLEMNRAKPKH; via the coding sequence ATGATTAAAAAAATGGCCTTGTTGCTATTGTTTGCCGTATGTACTACGGTAACATTTGCACAAGAAGAAACTAGCAATGTGCCAACACCTAACTATAGGCAAGCGGCAAAATTTTCACCAGATAATTTAAGAAAAATTGTACATTCTACAACCGTTCGTCCAAACTGGTTAAAAAAAGGAAATCGTTTTTGGTACCAGTATAAAACTACAGAAGGTGCTAATTTTTATTTAGTTGATGCCGATCGTGGTACTAAAACCAAATTATTTGATAATGCTAAAATGGCAAAATGGCTTACTTTAATTACTAAAGATCCATACGATGCTAAACATTTACCACGCTTAAATTTTAAGTTTGTTAAAAATGAAACTGCAATACGTTTTAGAGTAACATCTAAAGAGAAAGTAGATGTAGTAGAGGATAAAAAAGATGATAAAAAGAATGATACCATTTCTAAAGACTCTACTAAAGCTAAAGCCCCTAAAAAAGCTCCTAAAAAAGAAAATAAAGTTTATTATTTAGAATATAAGTTAGGTGGTAATGGTTTAACTATTATAAATAATAAAAAGGAAGACGAAAACAGAAAACGTTGGGCTAATATTTCTCCAGATAGCACAGTTGTATTATTCTCTAAACAAAACAATTTGTATTGGATGGATAAAGCTAATTATTTAAAAGCTGTTAAAGACGAAAAAGATACTACAATTGTAGAACACCAATGGACCAAAGATGGTGTAGAAAACTACAGTTATGGTGGTGGTTCTTGGGGAGAAAACAACGAAACTAAAGAGGAGAAAAAAGACGACAGAAAAGGTATTAGAGGATATTGGTCTCACGATTCTAAAAAGTTTGTGTACCAACGATCTGATTCTAGAGATTTAAAAGATTTGTGGGTTATAAATTCGGTAGCCAAAAAAAGACCAACTTTAGAAACTTATAAATACCATATGCCTGGAGAAAAAGAGTTCTCTAAACCAGAAATTTTGGTTTTTGATATACCTTCTAAAGAAATGCTAACAGTAAAGTTAGACACTACAATACAACAGAGTATTGATATTTACAACGCACCTATTAAAAAAATGAATTATAGTGATGATTTTAGACCAACGTTATTGCTTTCAAAAAAAGGAAAAATTTATTTTAGTAGTACCAGCAGAGATCGAAAAAAAGTAACTGTTAACGTTGCAGATATTAATACAGGTGATGTTAAAACACTTATAAAAGAAGAACTTAACACTTATGTAGAGGCTAAAGACATTGTTTTATTTAATAATGAACAAGAAATAATTCAGTGGTCAGAGAGAGACGGTTGGGCACATTTTTATTTGTATGATGCAAACGGAAATTTAAAAAACCAAATTACAAGTGGTAGCTACCATTCTAACAGTTTTGTTGGTGTTAATGAAAAAGAGCGCACATTATACTTTACGGCAAATGGTGTTACACCAGACCAAGACCCATATTATGAGCACTTATTTAAGATTAACTTAAATGGTACAGGATTAAAAAATCTTAATAAAGGAGATTTTACTACAAACACTAGTATGTCAGATTCTAACCAATTTTTTGTTAGTAACTACTCTAGAGTAAATACTGTACCTAAATCTGAACTTAGATCTAGTAACGGTAGGGTTGTTTTAAAGTTAGAAGAGGCAGATTTGTCTGCGCTTATGGCAACAGGTTATAAATTTCCAGAACCATTTAAAGTAAAGGCAGATGATGGTATTACAGATCTTTATGGAGTTATGTATAAGCCATTTAATTTTGATGAAACTAAAAGTTACCCACTTATAGAGTATGTATATCCAGGACCACAAACAGAAGCTGTTAACAAAGCTTTTTCTGTATCTATGAACAGATTAGATAGGTTAGCCCAAGTTGGTTTTGTAGTAGTTAGTTTAGGTAACAGAGGTGGCCACCCAAACAGGTCTAAATGGTACCATAATTACGGTTATGGTAATTTAAGAGATTATGGTTTAGCAGATAAAAAATATGTTGCAGAGCAATTGGCAGACCAACATTCTTATATAGATATCTCTAAAGTAGGAATCTTTGGGCACTCTGGAGGCGGATTTATGTCTACAGCAGCAATGTTAGTTTATCCAGACTTTTTTAAAGTAGCGGTTTCTTCTGCAGGTAATCATGATAACTCTATGTATAATAGTTGGTGGAGTGAAACGCACCACGGTGTAGAAGAGGTTAAAGATGCAAAAGGTGTAGTTAGTTATAAATATGATATTGATAAAAACCAGACTTTAGCATCAAACTTAAAAGGAAAATTAATGTTAGTAACTGGTGATGTAGATAATAATGTACACCCAGGAGCTACAATTAGAATGGCAAATGCATTAATAAAAGCAAATAAGAGATTTGATTTTATGATGATGCCTGGTCAAAGACACGGTTTTGGTAGTATGACGGAGTATTTCTTTTGGCTAAAAGCAGATTATTTTAGCAAACACTTTTTAGGTGTAGAAGCTACAAATGTAGATATGTTAGAAATGAATAGAGCTAAACCAAAGCACTAA
- a CDS encoding tRNA dihydrouridine synthase — translation MSYQLLSSPLQGFTDYNFRNAHQKFFGGIDTYYAPYIRFNKKMVIKGSYQRDLNPEVNTSLNLIPQVMTADADQFIFAIKYIQSLGYKELNWNLGCPYPMVTNSGMGSGLICNPEKIDHILDRAHSETDVTVSMKMRLGYENSNEILESFSVLDKYPLKSIAIHARLGKQLYKGGVDLEGFQKCVDVAKHTLYYNGDITTVAQFKKMKEQFPSIQHFMIGRGLIADPFLPSMIKNNTTEYPKNKWQIFKEFHDTIYHQYDELLSGPTPIKMKMLGFWEFFSLATNNPKKTYKAIKKAGNQFKYKQAVADIIKEQR, via the coding sequence ATGTCATACCAACTATTATCATCCCCGTTACAAGGGTTTACAGATTATAACTTTAGAAATGCTCACCAAAAGTTTTTTGGTGGCATAGATACGTATTATGCGCCTTACATTAGGTTTAATAAAAAAATGGTGATAAAAGGTTCTTATCAAAGAGACTTAAATCCGGAGGTAAATACATCTTTAAACCTTATACCACAGGTAATGACAGCAGATGCAGACCAATTTATATTTGCTATAAAATACATACAGTCTTTAGGGTATAAAGAGCTTAATTGGAATTTAGGTTGCCCCTATCCTATGGTTACAAATAGTGGTATGGGATCTGGACTTATTTGTAATCCAGAGAAAATAGACCATATTTTAGATCGTGCACATAGTGAAACAGATGTTACCGTGTCTATGAAAATGAGATTAGGATACGAGAATAGTAACGAAATACTAGAATCTTTTTCTGTACTAGATAAATATCCTCTAAAAAGTATTGCTATACACGCCAGGTTAGGCAAACAATTATATAAAGGCGGTGTAGATTTAGAAGGTTTTCAAAAATGTGTAGATGTTGCCAAACATACATTGTATTATAATGGCGATATAACAACAGTGGCTCAATTTAAAAAAATGAAAGAACAGTTCCCTAGCATACAACATTTTATGATTGGGCGTGGATTAATTGCAGATCCGTTTTTACCAAGTATGATAAAAAACAACACAACAGAATATCCTAAAAATAAATGGCAAATTTTTAAAGAATTTCACGATACTATTTACCATCAGTATGATGAATTACTATCTGGACCAACACCAATAAAAATGAAAATGTTAGGTTTTTGGGAGTTCTTTTCATTAGCAACTAACAACCCCAAAAAAACATACAAAGCAATAAAAAAAGCTGGCAACCAATTTAAGTACAAACAAGCTGTAGCTGATATTATTAAAGAACAAAGATAG
- a CDS encoding DUF6515 family protein, translated as MDFKIKKIVVAALVVFFIAFSANAQSRSSKKAVTKTTVTKTKVVYKTPKPKVRVVRTLPAKTVVVKRNGVNYHYANGNYYRHNNGRYVAVTPPIGLKIKTIPTGYRKVVIRNKPYYYFGGTFYIKSGSNYKVVEAPTDAIVYSLPDEADAVYIDNKEYYSYDGKLYEIVITPNGKAFKVVGSL; from the coding sequence ATGGATTTTAAAATTAAAAAAATAGTTGTTGCTGCTTTAGTTGTATTTTTTATTGCATTTTCTGCTAATGCGCAAAGTAGGTCATCTAAAAAAGCAGTAACCAAAACAACAGTAACTAAAACTAAGGTTGTTTACAAAACTCCAAAACCTAAAGTAAGAGTTGTACGTACGTTACCAGCAAAAACAGTTGTGGTAAAAAGAAACGGAGTAAATTACCACTATGCTAATGGTAATTATTACAGGCATAATAATGGGCGTTATGTTGCTGTTACGCCACCAATAGGATTAAAAATAAAAACAATACCTACAGGATATAGAAAAGTAGTAATTAGAAATAAACCATACTATTATTTTGGAGGTACTTTTTACATAAAATCTGGTAGTAATTATAAAGTGGTAGAAGCTCCTACAGACGCTATTGTTTATAGTTTACCAGATGAGGCAGACGCTGTTTATATAGATAATAAAGAATACTATAGTTACGACGGTAAACTGTATGAGATTGTAATTACACCAAATGGTAAAGCATTTAAAGTTGTGGGTAGTTTATAG
- a CDS encoding 3-keto-disaccharide hydrolase, giving the protein MKTVKTCLTVLIIVIAISCGSKKVKSDKGEWRSLFNGKDLSGWTPKLNHHVTGDNYANTFRVTNGTIAVNYDDYTTFDKRNGHLFYNEPFSSYHLKFEYKFTDQWLRDAPKFTYRNSGIMFHSQDPKTILKEQDWPISIEYQILAEEKEGEPRPTGNMCSPGTDIVFKGKEDARHCIRSTSKTFKWDQWVQGELIVYRDSLIIHKVNGVKVLEYTKPKIGGGVVHGYNPELKIDGTPLTSGYIALQAEGQGIAFKNIMIKELE; this is encoded by the coding sequence ATGAAAACAGTAAAAACGTGCTTAACAGTACTTATAATAGTAATTGCCATTTCTTGTGGTAGTAAAAAAGTAAAAAGTGATAAAGGAGAATGGCGTAGTTTATTTAATGGCAAGGATTTAAGCGGGTGGACTCCTAAATTAAATCACCACGTTACGGGAGATAATTATGCAAATACCTTTAGAGTAACCAATGGTACTATAGCTGTAAATTATGACGATTACACAACTTTTGATAAGCGTAATGGACATTTATTCTACAATGAGCCATTTTCATCATATCATCTTAAATTTGAATATAAGTTTACAGACCAATGGTTAAGAGATGCTCCTAAATTTACGTACAGAAACAGCGGTATTATGTTTCACTCTCAAGATCCTAAAACTATTTTAAAAGAACAAGACTGGCCAATATCAATAGAATACCAAATACTTGCAGAGGAAAAAGAAGGTGAACCAAGACCTACAGGTAATATGTGTTCTCCTGGTACAGATATAGTTTTTAAAGGAAAAGAAGATGCTCGCCACTGTATTAGATCTACTTCTAAAACATTTAAATGGGACCAATGGGTACAAGGTGAACTTATTGTTTACAGAGACTCTCTAATTATACACAAAGTTAATGGCGTAAAGGTTTTAGAATATACCAAACCAAAAATTGGTGGCGGTGTTGTACACGGTTATAATCCAGAACTTAAAATTGATGGCACTCCCCTAACCAGTGGCTATATTGCACTACAAGCAGAAGGCCAAGGCATAGCTTTTAAAAATATTATGATTAAAGAACTAGAATAA
- a CDS encoding DUF4870 domain-containing protein, with product MEIINQHKTTTRSDNGLLAVTHLTQLLHYCTGVGGFIVPLVLWLTTKDTVDGMNEHGKSIVNFQLSLLLYIVISVPGILLFGLGLLGFLFVGIIGFIMPIVNAVRAANGESPSKFMTIPFIS from the coding sequence ATGGAAATCATCAATCAACACAAAACAACAACAAGGTCTGATAACGGATTATTAGCAGTTACACATTTAACACAGCTATTACATTACTGTACAGGAGTAGGGGGCTTTATAGTTCCTTTGGTTCTTTGGTTAACAACAAAAGACACTGTAGATGGTATGAACGAGCACGGGAAGTCTATAGTAAACTTTCAGCTAAGCTTACTTTTATATATTGTAATTAGCGTGCCAGGTATATTGTTATTTGGTTTAGGACTTTTAGGATTTTTATTTGTAGGTATTATTGGTTTTATAATGCCAATAGTAAATGCAGTTAGAGCCGCAAATGGAGAGTCGCCAAGTAAATTTATGACCATTCCTTTTATTTCATAA